In Salvelinus namaycush isolate Seneca chromosome 17, SaNama_1.0, whole genome shotgun sequence, one genomic interval encodes:
- the adgrg4a gene encoding adhesion G-protein coupled receptor G4, which yields MTTTVTGKDPGETIQKWTAELRHEKRFRCTFQVEDADASNVTTTQTLITDLLSGNHVDEEIQVDRRDVHVSHIDPGSCHKDTHESFWGVYKWPITEVQMTKTMICEKNRGSRASRKCELDGVTEKAKWAKPNLKACKPVITISDLDKVTVTANNSADVVDMIKNLLGDEGDLSDSQVATVVQKLDEVLWVSTVTPQLGGDIVNIIADILVSNSDLSAVANEILGITDSIGDQMDFPEESLNVTVPSLALSMINVDPEQFQGLTFGVSSFSTGLDPETFVNQTFLSRPCDGTVASISLPQSLHNFFPQGNKKKRVQFHFYGIQELFKDPAINWTLNSYVVSASVNNSNVSNLRDPVVVTLRHLKPKEKNDKVECVYWDFQKNNGSGGWDSNGCETLPTTSAYQTTCQCYHLTHFGVLLDVSRTPISEADQEILTVISYLGCGVSSIFLGISLLTYVVFEKLRSDYPSKILINHSVALLGLNLVFLLDSWLSSFGSYGLCISTAATLHYFLLASFTWMGMEAVHMYFALVKVFNVYVPFYIHKFCALGWGIPLVIVCLVLAIEKDAYGSVLSEASLDSLQGSEPFCWIQSNVFFYVTVVSFVLLVLVFNVVVFIVVLVQIRHMQTNKPATTGNKHCAMHDLRAVASLTFLLGLTWPIAFFTWGPARVPMLYLFSVLNSLQGFFIFVFHCLMKENVRKQWRIHLCCGRFRLNDYSDWSRSMTMGSKTKQNQLVHRSPSVKSVNTSSRKISDDSTTASCSSGTPYQQGA from the exons ATGACAACTACTGTAACTGGCAAGGACCCAGGGGAGACCATTCAGAAGTGG ACTGCTGAGCTGAGACATGAGAAAAG GTTTAGATGTACCTTCCAGGTTGAGGATGCTGATGCAAGTAACGTCACGACCACACAAACACTCATCACTGACCTTCTGTCTGGGAACCATGTTGATGAAGAGATCCAGGTTGACCGCAGAGATGTCCACGTTTCACATATAG ATCCTGGGAGCTGCCATAAGGACACCCATGAGAGTTTCTGGGGCGTGTATAAATGGCCAATCACAGAGGTCCAGATGACAAAAACTATGATCTGTGAGAAGAACCGTGGATCAAGGGCTTCCAGGAAATG TGAGTTAGATGGAGTGACTGAGAAAGCCAAATGGGCTAAGCCAAACCTGAAGGCATGCAAGCCGGTAATCACCATCTCTGATCTGGATAAAGTCACCGTCACAGCAA ACAACTCAGCAGATGTGGTGGACATGATTAAGAACCTCCTGGGTGATGAGGGGGACCTGAGTGACTCTCAGGTGGCCACCGTGGTCCAGAAGCTGGATGAGGTTCTGTGGGTCAGCACAGTGACCCCTCAGCTCGGCGGGGATATTGTCAACATCATCGCTGACATCCTGGTGTCCAATTCTGACCTGTCAGCGGTCGCCAACGA AATTCTGGGTATCACAGACAGCATTGGGGACCAGATGGATTTCCCTGAGGAGTCACTAAATGTGACCGTCCCTTCCCTGGCCCTCTCCATGATCAACGTAGATCCCGAGCAGTTCCAGGGCCTCACGTTTGGTGTCTCCTCGTTTTCGACTGGCCTTGATCCAGAG ACCTTTGTCAACCAGACATTCCTGAGTCGGCCTTGTGATGGCACAGTCGCGTCCATCTCCCTTCCGCAGTCCCTTCACAACTTCTTCCCCCAGGGAAACAAAAAAAAGAGAGTTCAGTTCCACTTCTATGGCATACAGGAGCTTTTCAAG GACCCAGCAATCAACTGGACGCTGAATAGTTATGTGGTGTCTGCCAGTGTCAACAACAGCAATGTCAGCAACCTCAGGGATCCCGTGGTGGTGACACTTCGTCACCTCAAGCCTAAAGAG AAAAACGACAAGGTGGAGTGTGTATACTgggacttccagaagaacaatgGGAGCGGTGGATGGGACAGCAACGGCTGTGAGACACTTCCAACCACCTCCGCTTATCAGACCACCTGCCAATGCTACCACCTGACCCATTTCGGCGTGCTCCTG GATGTGTCCAGGACTCCTATCAGTGAGGCTGACCAGGAGATCCTGACGGTCATCTCTTACCTGGGCTGTGGTGTGTCCTCCATCTTCCTGGGCATCAGCCTACTCACCTACGTGGTCTTTGA GAAGCTGCGTAGCGACTACCCATCTAAGATCCTCATCAACCATTCTGTGGCTCTGCTGGGCCTGAACCTAGTCTTCCTGCTGGACTCCTGGCTGTCCTCCTTCGGCAGCTACGGTCTCTGCATCAGCACGGCAGCCACGCTGCACTACTTCCTGTTAGCCTCATTCACCTGGATGGGCATGGAGGCCGTCCACATGTACTTCGCTCTGGTCAAGGTCTTCAACGTCTATGTCCCCTTCTACATCCACAAGTTCTGCGCCCTCGGCTGGG GCATTCCTCTGGTGATTGTCTGCCTGGTCCTGGCCATAGAGAAGGATGCCTATGGCAGTGTTCTATCTGAGGCCTCGCTTGACTCTCTACAGGGCTCTGAGCCATT CTGTTGGATACAGAGTAATGTTTTCTTCTACGTCACGGTCGTGTCGTTCGTGCTGCTGGTCCTGGTTTTTAACGTGGTCGTGTTCATTGTGGTTCTGGTCCAAATTCGCCACATGCAGACCAATAAGCCTGCAACAACAGGAAACAAGCACTGTGCCATGCATGATTTGAGAGCGGTGGCCAGTCTCACCTTCCTATTGGGTCTCACCTGGCCAATAGCCTTCTTTACCTGGGGACCAGCCAGGGTCCCTATGCTCTACCTCTTCTCTGTCCTCAACAGTCTGCAAG GGTTCTTTATCTTTGTCTTCCACTGCCTGATGAAAGAGAATGTGAGGAAGCAGTGGAGGATCCATCTGTGCTGTGGCCGATTCAGGCTCAATGACTACTCAG ATTGGAGCCGCTCCATGACGATGGGCAGCAAGACCAAGCAGAACCAGCTGGTGCATCGCTCTCCATCTGTCAAGTCTGTCAACACCTCCTCTAGGAAGATCTCTGATGACTCCACTACAGCTAGCTGTAGCTCTGGCACACCCTACCAACAGGGGGCCTAG